Proteins encoded by one window of Halomonas sp. Bachu 37:
- the folB gene encoding dihydroneopterin aldolase, giving the protein MDRILIEALDVETTIGVYEWERTITQRLRLDLELATDIRPAAAADDIGLTLDYAAISQRIHAFAAEHAFALVETFAERLAACLREEHGIAWLRLTVRKPGAVASAAAVGVTITRGTPPSSEEDR; this is encoded by the coding sequence ATGGACCGCATCTTGATCGAAGCGCTCGACGTCGAAACCACCATTGGCGTCTATGAGTGGGAACGTACCATTACCCAGCGACTGCGGCTCGACCTGGAGCTGGCCACCGACATTCGTCCGGCTGCTGCTGCCGACGATATCGGGCTAACCCTGGATTATGCCGCCATCAGCCAGCGCATCCATGCCTTCGCTGCGGAACACGCCTTCGCCCTGGTGGAGACCTTCGCCGAACGGCTTGCCGCCTGCCTGCGAGAAGAGCACGGTATTGCCTGGCTACGCCTGACGGTCCGCAAGCCCGGCGCCGTGGCCAGCGCCGCCGCCGTGGGCGTCACGATTACTCGCGGCACCCCGCCCAGCAGCGAAGAAGACAGGTAA